A genomic segment from Raphanus sativus cultivar WK10039 unplaced genomic scaffold, ASM80110v3 Scaffold2523, whole genome shotgun sequence encodes:
- the LOC108852094 gene encoding non-specific lipid transfer protein GPI-anchored 15 isoform X2: MGYASIYAITFVAVVGALLLVSKAQPSGSCVSTLTTLSPCLSYITGNSTTPSQTCCSQLDSVIKSSPQCICSAVNSPIPNIGLNINRTQALQLPNACTIQAPPLSQCNVATGPTTPPRALSPVESPAGKNPSVALNPTSSPGARSEAGGSSKTIPSTGAGSSSGSVDRVPPHLLIYAIFVVWTSSLLNQF, translated from the exons ATGGGGTATGCAAGTATCTACGCGATCACATTTGTAGCCGTCGTGGGGGCTCTACTGCTCGTATCAAAAGCACAGCCTAGCGGGTCATGCGTGAGCACACTGACCACCCTTTCTCCGTGCCTCAGCTATATCACCGGAAACTCAACAACTCCCTCACAGACTTGCTGCTCTCAGCTCGACTCTGTCATCAAATCTTCGCCGCAGTGCATCTGCTCTGCCGTCAACAGTCCGATCCCTAACATCGGCCTTAACATTAACCGCACACAGGCCTTGCAGCTCCCAAACGCCTGCACCATTCAGGCGCCTCCTCTCTCACAATGCAACG tggCCACTGGGCCGACAACGCCTCCTCGAGCTCTCTCACCGGTGGAGTCACCGGCGGGCAAGAACCCTAGTGTGGCACTAAATCCAACTTCATCACCAGGTGCTCGTTCAG AAGCCGGAGGTAGTTCCAAGACCATTCCTTCCACTGGGGCTGGTTCATCCTCCGGGAGCGTCGACCGTGTACCACCCCATTTGCTTATATATGCTATATTTGTAGTTTGGACCTCCTCTCTTCTTAATCAATTCTGA
- the LOC108852094 gene encoding non-specific lipid transfer protein GPI-anchored 15 isoform X4, translating into MGYASIYAITFVAVVGALLLVSKAQPSGSCVSTLTTLSPCLSYITGNSTTPSQTCCSQLDSVIKSSPQCICSAVNSPIPNIGLNINRTQALQLPNACTIQAPPLSQCNVATGPTTPPRALSPVESPAGKNPSVALNPTSSPEAGGSSKTIPSTGAGSSSGSVDRVPPHLLIYAIFVVWTSSLLNQF; encoded by the exons ATGGGGTATGCAAGTATCTACGCGATCACATTTGTAGCCGTCGTGGGGGCTCTACTGCTCGTATCAAAAGCACAGCCTAGCGGGTCATGCGTGAGCACACTGACCACCCTTTCTCCGTGCCTCAGCTATATCACCGGAAACTCAACAACTCCCTCACAGACTTGCTGCTCTCAGCTCGACTCTGTCATCAAATCTTCGCCGCAGTGCATCTGCTCTGCCGTCAACAGTCCGATCCCTAACATCGGCCTTAACATTAACCGCACACAGGCCTTGCAGCTCCCAAACGCCTGCACCATTCAGGCGCCTCCTCTCTCACAATGCAACG tggCCACTGGGCCGACAACGCCTCCTCGAGCTCTCTCACCGGTGGAGTCACCGGCGGGCAAGAACCCTAGTGTGGCACTAAATCCAACTTCATCACCAG AAGCCGGAGGTAGTTCCAAGACCATTCCTTCCACTGGGGCTGGTTCATCCTCCGGGAGCGTCGACCGTGTACCACCCCATTTGCTTATATATGCTATATTTGTAGTTTGGACCTCCTCTCTTCTTAATCAATTCTGA
- the LOC108852094 gene encoding non-specific lipid transfer protein GPI-anchored 15 isoform X3 gives MGYASIYAITFVAVVGALLLVSKAQPSGSCVSTLTTLSPCLSYITGNSTTPSQTCCSQLDSVIKSSPQCICSAVNSPIPNIGLNINRTQALQLPNACTIQAPPLSQCNGSLMATGPTTPPRALSPVESPAGKNPSVALNPTSSPEAGGSSKTIPSTGAGSSSGSVDRVPPHLLIYAIFVVWTSSLLNQF, from the exons ATGGGGTATGCAAGTATCTACGCGATCACATTTGTAGCCGTCGTGGGGGCTCTACTGCTCGTATCAAAAGCACAGCCTAGCGGGTCATGCGTGAGCACACTGACCACCCTTTCTCCGTGCCTCAGCTATATCACCGGAAACTCAACAACTCCCTCACAGACTTGCTGCTCTCAGCTCGACTCTGTCATCAAATCTTCGCCGCAGTGCATCTGCTCTGCCGTCAACAGTCCGATCCCTAACATCGGCCTTAACATTAACCGCACACAGGCCTTGCAGCTCCCAAACGCCTGCACCATTCAGGCGCCTCCTCTCTCACAATGCAACGGTAGCCTAA tggCCACTGGGCCGACAACGCCTCCTCGAGCTCTCTCACCGGTGGAGTCACCGGCGGGCAAGAACCCTAGTGTGGCACTAAATCCAACTTCATCACCAG AAGCCGGAGGTAGTTCCAAGACCATTCCTTCCACTGGGGCTGGTTCATCCTCCGGGAGCGTCGACCGTGTACCACCCCATTTGCTTATATATGCTATATTTGTAGTTTGGACCTCCTCTCTTCTTAATCAATTCTGA
- the LOC108852094 gene encoding non-specific lipid transfer protein GPI-anchored 15 isoform X1: MGYASIYAITFVAVVGALLLVSKAQPSGSCVSTLTTLSPCLSYITGNSTTPSQTCCSQLDSVIKSSPQCICSAVNSPIPNIGLNINRTQALQLPNACTIQAPPLSQCNGSLMATGPTTPPRALSPVESPAGKNPSVALNPTSSPGARSEAGGSSKTIPSTGAGSSSGSVDRVPPHLLIYAIFVVWTSSLLNQF, encoded by the exons ATGGGGTATGCAAGTATCTACGCGATCACATTTGTAGCCGTCGTGGGGGCTCTACTGCTCGTATCAAAAGCACAGCCTAGCGGGTCATGCGTGAGCACACTGACCACCCTTTCTCCGTGCCTCAGCTATATCACCGGAAACTCAACAACTCCCTCACAGACTTGCTGCTCTCAGCTCGACTCTGTCATCAAATCTTCGCCGCAGTGCATCTGCTCTGCCGTCAACAGTCCGATCCCTAACATCGGCCTTAACATTAACCGCACACAGGCCTTGCAGCTCCCAAACGCCTGCACCATTCAGGCGCCTCCTCTCTCACAATGCAACGGTAGCCTAA tggCCACTGGGCCGACAACGCCTCCTCGAGCTCTCTCACCGGTGGAGTCACCGGCGGGCAAGAACCCTAGTGTGGCACTAAATCCAACTTCATCACCAGGTGCTCGTTCAG AAGCCGGAGGTAGTTCCAAGACCATTCCTTCCACTGGGGCTGGTTCATCCTCCGGGAGCGTCGACCGTGTACCACCCCATTTGCTTATATATGCTATATTTGTAGTTTGGACCTCCTCTCTTCTTAATCAATTCTGA